DNA sequence from the Xenopus tropicalis strain Nigerian chromosome 4, UCB_Xtro_10.0, whole genome shotgun sequence genome:
ACATATTTGGAAAGCCTTgtgtctcccaaacgtgccaatatTTGATACAATACTTGATAGTTTTATTACAATACTtgatagttttatggagatttctgacttctttagatcaaaaactcccagcagcaaattaccaaattttcgaagcattacagcagaatacggcatactttacattctaaagccaaaaatcctggaacattaggtttaccccaggaaactatatatttttgaaaagtacacattctgccgaatccaaaatgggtaactatgtcttccaactcctaagagatatgctgcagagacagcgctataagggagtaactaaaacactcaattttagacgtgcagactttgccagtataagggcatctctgcaatgtgtcaactgggaaaggcttttcatggggttagacacagaaggaaaatggaacatctttaaaacattgctttgtaggtatacacaacagtatattccccttgtaagcaaggagaggcatcgcaaagcaaaacctttatggctgaataaaagtgttattgtcgaggttggtaagaaaagacgtgcttttagggcattcaagttagctgggacagcagaaactttcatcaggtacaaggaagcagataaagcatgcaaaaaagctatcaagcaagctaaaatagaaatggaaagggatattgcagctaggtgtaaaaagaatcctaaattattttttaattatgtgaatagtaaaaaaatgaagcaagaaggggtgggaactttattatcacgggggggtacgttggttgatgagaacggggaaaaagctgacattttgaactcttatttttcatctgtctatacatctgaggagccagataatgaaggctttccttttaatatgcccagttctagtaatttagctactgacgcgtgggtcactcgggaggaaattcaaaagagacttgaacatgtaaaggtaaacaaaggtccagggccggatgggattcatcccagggtattaaatgagctgagcgctgtgattgccaaacctcttcacttaatttttcaggattcgttgaggtctggcatggtgccgagagactggcggattgctaatgtggtgccgttatttaaaaagtgaccccgttctcagcctgaaaactataggcctgttagtctgacatcagtagtaggaaaacttttggaaggggtaataagggatagggtacttgaatacattgcagttcacaatactattagattgtgccagcatggttttatgcgtaacagatcttgccagactaatttagtcgccttttatgaggaggtgagcaggaaccttgatgctggaatggcagttgatgtcatctacttagattttgctaaagcgtttgatacagtacctcacagaaggttaatgatcaaattgaggaatattggcctagaacataatatttgtaattggatagagaactggctgaaggatagagtacaaagagtggttgtaaatggaacattttctaattggaccagtgttgttagtggagtaccgcaggggtcagtccttgggcctttgctttttaacttgtttattaatgacctggaggtgggcatagacagtactgtttctatttttgctgatgacacaaaattgtgcaaaactataagttccatgcaggatgctgccgctttgcagagcgatttgacaaaattagataactgggcagcaaactggaaaatgaggttcaatgttgataagtgcaaagttatgcactttggtagaaattatataaacgcaaactatctactgaatggtagtgtgttgggggtttccttaatggagaaggatctaggggtttttgttgataacaagttgtctaattccaggcagtgtcattctgtggctactaaagcaaataaagtgctgtcttgtataaaaaagggcattgcctcaagggatgagaacataattttgcccctttataggtccctggtaaggcctcaccttgagtatgcagtgcagttttgggctccagtccttaagaaggatattaatgagctggagagagtgcagagactgcaactaaactggttaaggggatggaagatttaaactatgaggtgagactgtcgaggttggggttgttttctctggaaaagaggcgcttgcgaggggacatgattactctgtacaagtacattagaggggattataggcagatgagggatgtacttttttcccataaaaacaatcaacgcaccagaggtcacccctttagattagaggaacggagcttccattagaagcagcgtaggtggtttttcacggtgagggcagtgaggttggggaatgcccttcctagtgatgtggtaatggcagattctgttaatgcctttaagaggggcctggatgagttctggatcaatcagaatatccaaggctattgtgatactaatatctacagttagtactagtggttgtatatatagtttatgtatgtgagtgtatagattggtaggtgtgggttgtgggtgctgggtttacttggatgggttgaacttgatggacactggtcttttttcaaccctatgtaactatgtaactaagtaccaaacagcaaagctttcctgaatttagcagtttctataaaaaaaattatgaaaattcaaaaaaaatctcCTCAGAGCTTCCAAGcactttatctcccacataacattaggtaccaagaaaaaacatcttaaatatgaaacccaagggtccactgaacagtttgatgcacattGTGCATAGATTTaaaaactatgtggcgtacagaggcacccaaattgatATATAGCAAACACAATTTGCATGGagcaaaaacaagtaacaaagaacaatgcagaatgcaataaaatcacaaaaatctgataaaaccactaaaatcaatgctttttttcCTCACCTagtatctgcagtcagaatcacagtttgaatattttgtcTTGGGCAATTTAGTTTTACAGTTAATGgctaaaatgcaccaaaatcaccaaaaatgtaatatatgtacCAAAATAACATTCAAAAAGATATTGCACAGTGCAGTTAGCAAATACACTATCCACAATGTTCATGTGTTCTTTGACACTAACCTGGGGgttggcaggcaggcaggcaggcaggcagatcgtCCTGGAGGGCAAGCAGGAACCAGAGGATTGTTTGGCGACACGGGGGGGAGGTAGAAGAACAGGAAACAGGCATGTAGTAACCACGTGCCTGAAATTTCCTTTGGGACCCCTGGGCgatcgcaccccaggggccacttgttccccgcctctgctcgttgcctaggggttTTGGAATGAGCGGGGAGCGAAGTCCCCCGCTCCCATAAATAAAAGTACACCAGatatgtggcacttaaagggttaaagtcatACACATATCAAAATTATTTACTTCAGTAAATTTCTTTACTAATTTAGTTTTCCAAATGGTATAgtatagtgggggggggagccCAATGTTTTTCCATGGTTTAGGCTTGTGTGCCGGGATCCTGATCTATCTGGTAACCCTGTCGTCTCAGAATGTGACATCCTGTTCAGGACTACAGCTGTCTAAACCTCCAGGCCTAACTCCCTTGAGAAGTGCCAACATTTTTCAATAAAGGTGGTTGGTATACTGATTTCCACTGCACATATACCACCAAAAATAcagttattaaataaaaatatgacaCCCCCTGGGCATAGGGTTAGTGGCAGGGCTGTGGAGTACATAAATTCTTCGACTCTTTAGTTTATGGTACCTCCGactctttattttaatatactaatgtattttccatgttgaCTGAAAGAACACAACATACAAAGTCTATAACTAAACCTAAGTCATTgtggcattttatttattatagaaatacagacattccttaaacctaaagtttaaacaaaagacaaaaaatgaaataaaagttcTAATAGCTCAGCTGAACTTCACACTAGTGTAACAACTGCACACAGGGCTTTATTCTTCCAGCAGAGAAGCACTTTATTATAactattatcatcatcatcatttacttatatagcgccagcaaattacccagcgcttcacaataaatttaaacaaacagggatcttaaaaagctTACAAACAAGGACATTTAGAGTAACAATCGGGTCAGAGGGccttgctcacaagagcttacaatctactattATCTGTGAAATAGGACATTGGAACATATTGTaattttacaatttaaatttattaggagTTGGTACATTTTTCCacctccgactccaggtacccaaaattgcttccaacTCCTCAGCTCTGGTTGGTGGGCAAGTTGTATTGCCTCGGGTGCAGGTACTACTTGTCCTGTTCAGTGGATATGCTACTGAATCATCTTCTCAATTACAGAACCAACAACAAGATGTGACACGGCCAAACATAGCAAAACATAGCACCAGTCAACCCAGATGTGCATCTCTGCATGTCAGGCACAGTGGGACTGGGGCGCCTCTTTCATGAGTCTGGTGGTGCAGTAGGGGAGGTTGGCCCTCTAGTACAAAAATGGgtatacttctcctttaaggctaatttCATACCTTTACCATTTAAACAACATTTCTGCCCAAGATTTGACCAGTTTATCCCAAGACACACATTTATGAATAATGCTAACCTCATTGCTGTAAGAACCCTACTAGTATATGTAAAAAACTACTCCAAGGTTGGTGCCtaagaaaaaaaggtaaatattatttcttggtatttatatagcacagaccAATGGCGTACCTAGAAcgtactgcagggatccccaacctttcttactcatgagccacagtcaaatgtaaaaagccttggagagcaacacaagcaccataaaagttcatggaggagccaaataagggctaagattggctattaggcagcctctatgcacactatcagctcacagggggctttatttggtagtaaatcttgtttttattcaaccaaaacttgcccccaagtcaggaattcaaaaataactccctggtttgggggcactgagagcaacatcccaggggttggtgagtaacatgttgcccccgagccactggttggggatcactgctgcaCTGCAGTCGctacctgcccctccccttccccacCTGCCCAATCTCAGGAGAATGGTTGGGAGGGAGGTTTCTGTAAAGCTTTAGAGAAAACAGCACCCCCCGAACCTTGGTACAATCCCAACTGAGGTCAAATGTTTGCCGTTgccatgtattttttgttttaaagataaTTTCACTTTTGTTTTACAGCTCCCAGTGTGGCTTATCTGGCTGCTTGGGTCACTGTACGCACAGACAGGTGAtgcttttccaaaaaaaaaaatgaacaattatATGCAGAAAGCAAACCTAAACTTCACTTGGAAAAATGTTAGAAATAAGCGAAATGGCACTCGAAATAAAAAAGCCAATTGGAAAAATATTGACTTTTCTAAATcagaacaaattatttttatgcaGTTCACAGAGTAATTAATCCTGTGCAAGGGAACATTTGTGCCACAATGGAAGATGCTGCCACTAGATGGGGCTGTTTGCTTTCCTTCAGTATTCAAAATGCTTTCAGTGAAACAAGCTCAAAACTAGAATTCCAGAGGTGAAGTCTAAATAAACTTtagaaaacataaaaatacagaATAGTAATTACAGAAAACCCACTTAAAAACCATTAGTTAATATGTGCTCCAtgatatatctgtatctataatAAACAACCTGCATGTGTAAGTTACTGGGCAATTCTTTCACTCCCTTTCACTTTAACTCTGCAGTATCCATAGAAACAAGATCCAAAAGTGGGCCAAACTGCTAAAAAGGGATTTTAGAGCTCTTAAACTTGCCTAATAATTAATTCCTAATCGATACCATGCTTATATACACCTTATATACAGTGTGATTTAATACACTTCTAAGGAACTCTTTCATTGCCCCTGGCTTTAGGGATATTTATGTTGTTCAATAGTTAATATTTCAAGCTTTCAGTTTCAATGCTGCGGTGGATATGTGTGCTGCTCGGCAGTAGCGGAGGTTTCTATAGTATTAACTAGAAATGTATAATGTAGTTAATCTAGGTTTGCCACACACAAGATGGCGAACTCTGAGAGGCTTTTACTTGCTACCATCTTGGGGGTGGCAAGCAGTTTCCCTCATTCGATGTGTCTCCTGTGCAAGCAGAACAGCTTGAGGCATGGACGGGAGCAGCGGGTTAAGTGGGGAGAGCAATCCCCGAGTTACGGGCAGCGTGTCCCCGCTGACTCCCGGGCCCGAAGAGGTTATGAGGTATAGGTCGCCGCTGGTCTCCAGGTACGCCAGCCGGGAAATGGCCTTCAATTTCAGTGACAGCAAGAAATTTCAGACGTGGAGACGGCTTTGGTTATGGCTGGGGCAGGCCCAACGGGTAAGCgggaaacgggggggggggggaaactgggTGCACGGATAGGTGAGTGGTTAGTGAACGTAGCGCTAGTGTTTGCGTTTCCCCCGTCCCGCAGCGCGTTTGCGCCCCAGTGTGTTTGTGGCAATTCCTAGTGCGTAGCGGCGCGGTGCAACACATGTGCTTGCTCATTAAACCCTGACACCCCCATGTCACATCGCCAGTCTGTGTTCCCTTGACCTTGGCCTGTAGGAAGGGCGTGGCTTTGGGCGCAGATACCGAATATATTCGCTGCGCACACGGATCTCCCTCACACCTACACTCATTCCCACACACCGGCACGGCTGCCTAACGCTCTACACACCACTTCAAACTCGCTTCATATTGCCAAATGTTAAAGTACGGCGCCAATAAATGCGCTAACTGCTGCGCCAGTGTTACCTATACTTACATTCAGGGCCAGTTGTATTGAAGCGAGTTTCAAGTGATTTCATTAAATTTAAGGAGCAAAAAGTCATATTACTTTTAACATCCCAGAACTTGACTTATCGTTTATGTGTCATATATGAAAGGGTAACAATATGCAAAGAAACCCCTTATAGCACTGTTAGGTGCAATTTTTTGGAACCCCATACTTACTGTCTGGTTCAAGGAGGCAAGTCCCCACTGCCCTATGCACATTAAGAAGAGCCTTGGGTGCTGACTGACCCCAATTTGCCCATGAGCGAGCATAGCCCTTGTGTCAGCGTTAGTAAAAGAAAAGAACAGATTATAGTAAATCACAATATTAGTTTTCCCTTCCTAATGACTGGCCAATAAAGCTGGATAGTGAAACAGTTTCTCCTTAGCAAAGTATAAGTGGAAACATATTGTTATTGTTTGTTCTGATGATTAAGGGGTTAATGGAAATAGTCTGAAGGGGGTGGGATGCAGGGTTTCACTTTATTTTTAGACACCCTGGGGGTGGCATTTGCTGCAAGCTATCTTGAGTCATATGGGGGTCTGTTGCAAAGAAACCTTTACAGTCCAGCAGGCAGTTCTCCTCAACAGCCCTTCGTTTTAACTCTGTGTGCCAGTGACATAGAAGAGTGTCAGAGAAAGCctagagggctcatttacgtcaCAAGTACACTGAGCGAAGTACAATTCCAGCACAGTTGTCatgcttttttccccacaattcaacATTTGtttccccagaattctggtgTCATTGCAGACACAGCCtggcaattcttttgacacagtcGTGCTGTTCCTACTGCAGTTGAGTCAGATTTAGCAAAACAGACACAACCACATTGTTTAAAGTTGTCCTGGCCTTGAAAATACTGGAAACTTCTGATTAAATAAAACACGCTGTTGCTACAAACTGCATTATAGGGATTGTTTTCCCTGTCTTGATCTCAAGTATTTCAATTTTTTCAACAAACTGAATGAATGAatgtttgaaagaaagacagttggGGAACCTGCCTGTGCAAGACTGTGAGTTGGTTTTCCTGTGCATTTGTAGAGTTTGGGGCTACCCATTACAGAAGAACAGATCCAGGAGATGGAGGCCAACCTGGAAAATATTGACTTTAAGATGGCAGCGGAGGAAGAAAAGCGCTTGCGGCATGATGTTATGGCACATGTACACACGTTTGCACACTGCTGCCCCAAAGCTGCCCCAGTCATTCATCTCGGAGCCACTTCTTGCTACGTGGGAGACAACACTGTGAGTACGACACCTCTTACCCCAGGCAAGGACTTCTCCTTATACATGATGAGCATGCCATTACCCATCTATCATTTGTAGGTAATCAAAATAAGGAACCAAAAAACTTTACAGATTTccttaacaacaacaacaaaagtcCTATATGGCATAAGCCTTAGCTCCAATTCCCTAGGCAGTGTTTATAGATACATAACTTTTTGCAACAAGCAGCATAGAATCCATGCAATCCAACGAATATGTATTTTCACCTTTAGGACCTGATTGTTCTACGTGATGGTTTTGACCTGCTGCTTCCAAAGGTAAATATTGTGTTGTGTCTGTTGCTTCTTCTGCTCCTCTCCTCTCTGTCTGCTGACTCAGTTCCTCTGCTCTGGCTCCTAGCTTGCTCGAGTTATAAGCCGCTTGGCTGATTTTGCAGAAAGATACGCAGAGATGCCAACGTTAGGATTCACCCACTACCAGTAAGTAGCAGTGACtgttaattgtatttatttgtggatttttaaaCTAGATTTAGTTCTAAATATGACAGCACAGGGCTTTTGCTGTGCACTTACACTTTTGCCTGTCACTGGCCATAGATCAGGGCAATAGCCAGGCACACAGAGGTTTAGTTTTTATAAGCAAGATAATATGGTTCATTTTCAGGACAGTCTTGCAGCCTTGGAAGATcttcattcatttaaaaataagtttCTGTTATTGCTCGTATCATGCTTTGATCTTTTTGTTTCCCCCCTATGCAAATCATGAATGGTGGTGGCTTCTCTCTTTTGCCAGGCCAGCTCAGCTCACAACTGTGGGGAAGCGTGCATGCCTTTGGCTTCAGGACTTGTGCATGGACTTGCGCAACTTGGAGCGAGCCAGGAATGACCTTCGCTTCCGAGGAGTGAAAGGTACTACAGGCACACAGGCCAGCTTCCTGCAGCTTTTTGATGGTGATCATGACAAGGTACTTTAACCCTATTCTTTTTCTTGTGTCTGTCTCACTTCTACATAAATACCAACACTGATGATGCAAAGCAGAACATCCCATGATCTAGAACTCACACGAGCAGAACCTTTTGTCATCTAGAAATTGCACTAGCAGAACATTATATGATCTAGAACATGCAATGGCATACAATATAGAACTTACACTAGCAGAACTGCATATGTTATAGAAGATTCATTCTCAGAACACTGTGCAGGCTACGTTTAGGCCTCAGCCTACTTCACCTTAATATTTATACTCCTATTACCCATTTTCTTTTAATGCAGATCCCAGAAGGTGTCATTTTTCTTCGCTAAGTGCACCTGTACCAGGCTATTGCcattgctttgtggttttaacaATAGGGTTCTTTAAGTGGAGGGGGCACCGACTGAATTTGCTGTGGACTCAGTACATTCAGATTTCCATGTTTAACTAAAGTTTCTATGTTTAAAAACAGGTGGAGGAATTGGACAGAATGGTTACTTCTAAGGCAGGATTTAAAAGGTACTGGGCTTTTCAGAAAAATTCCATTTCGATGTGGCTTTgcaaaaacaggcaaaactggTGCGGTATTGGTTTTTATAGAGTTACAACAGAAACCTTGGTTTGCCATCTCTAGCCATGCCTCAGTACTCTTAGTTACTGGTACCTCACTCGTGCCATACTGAGATGGACTACATGCATGCCCGCAGTCAGTACTTACTAGAGCATCCAGTGTAGTGCATCAGTGTAACTTAATTATTTCCTATTAAGCAATGGGTCATACACCTTTGAACATGTCACACTAGCCTATTTTTGCTTCATTACAGCCACgtctatttttacaaaaaaaaaaaaaaatcacaatgacACTCTGCAGGCAGTTGGTACGGATTGCTGTTAATTGCTACTTACTATATAGCAAGCAGCACCACATAACACACTTATCACTTAATGTATAGGATTCTGCATGGATTTTGTCCTACTGTGTTTTCTCTTAGGGCTTATATAGTGACTGGACAAACTTACAGCCGCAAGGTAGATGTAGAGGTGCTGTCTGTCCTGGCTAGTTTAGGGGCGACTGTTCACAAGGTAAGAGGAAACTGCTACCCATGTTGAAACTATTTCTTGCTAACAGCTCCAGTAGCAAGctagtttttaattattataacCATGTGCCAAATCAACA
Encoded proteins:
- the adsl gene encoding adenylosuccinate lyase; translation: MDGSSGLSGESNPRVTGSVSPLTPGPEEVMRYRSPLVSRYASREMAFNFSDSKKFQTWRRLWLWLGQAQRSLGLPITEEQIQEMEANLENIDFKMAAEEEKRLRHDVMAHVHTFAHCCPKAAPVIHLGATSCYVGDNTDLIVLRDGFDLLLPKLARVISRLADFAERYAEMPTLGFTHYQPAQLTTVGKRACLWLQDLCMDLRNLERARNDLRFRGVKGTTGTQASFLQLFDGDHDKVEELDRMVTSKAGFKRAYIVTGQTYSRKVDVEVLSVLASLGATVHKICTDIRLLANLKELEEPFEKEQIGSSAMPYKRNPMRSERCCSLARHLMTLIMNPLQTASVQWFERTLDDSANRRVCLAEAFLTADIILSTLQNISEGLVVYPKVIERRIRQELPFMATENIIMAMVKNGGNRQDCHERIRVLSQQAAAVVKQEGGDNDLIFRIQSDSYFAPIHAHLEQLLDPKSFTGRAPQQVLKFLKEEVIPLLSPYQSKMDVKIELDL